The genomic interval aaatgagatgcacaatggaaaagccgttggaccagatgatattccaatagaggtatggaagtgcttagggaaacaaggtattgaatgacttacaaaattatttaacatgatattaaaaatacccttatataagaataaaggaGATGTACAAATTGTGCAAACTctagggtattaaactaatgagttataccatgaaactttgagaaagagtaatagaaaaaagaataAGAAATGTGACTACGATGACTAAAATCAATTTAGATTTATACTTGTAAGGATGATAATAGAAGTTATATATCTTCTCaggcaactaattgaaaagtatcgaaaatacaagtaaaacttacACATAATATTCATTGACCTAGAAAACACATATGATAGAGTCCTAagggaaattatatggagaattctagaaaagagaggcgttaacgtaacatatattgaactaattaaggatatgtatgaggatgtaatgaccagagtaaagacttcaggtggaagcatttccaataaagatagggttacatcaaggatcagctctaagtccctatctttttacactaattatggatgaactcactgcgcacattcaagacacagtaccgtggtgcatgttgtttgcagatgatattattttggtagatgagacacgtgaaggagtaaatgctaagctagaatcttggagggaaacactagaagggaaaggttttaagcttagtagattaaaaacagaatatatgaaatttaagtttagcaatattagaagtaatgaaacaattgttaagataggagaggacgagttgcctggaaccgagtgatttaaatatttaggatcatttttacaaaatgatggagggattgagagagatgtcttacatagaatacaagcaggatgggtgaaatggaggggagcgtcgagtgttttatgtgaccgtaaagtacctcttaaacttaaaggtaagttctataaaaccgcagttagacctgctatgttatatggagctgaatgttgggctatgactcgagcagaagatgagagttgcagagatgaggatgttaaggtggatgtgtgggcatacgaagatggacaaaataagaaatgagagcattagagagaaagtcggagttgcatctattaaggaaaaactccgagagacacgtttaagatggtgcggacatgtacttagacgaccaataaatgctccagttaggcgatgtgaaactatgataaacatgcatatcaaacgaggaagaggaagatcaaaaagacttggttagcaacaataaaataagataaaatttatttaaatatagatgatgatataataggagatagagctcaatggcgtaaaaggattcatatagccgaccccacctagtgggaaaatgcttgattgttgttgttgttgtgtatTAATCTGAGATGATAATTACATTAGTATATATATAGGACTCCTGGTAGAAACTTAAATTTAGAATTGTAAAGTTGGGATTAACTAAATATACCTAATACCCTATTAACTCAAATCAAGGTTTAAAATGCCATTCATTCTACACAGTTTAGGTCCCCAATCAAGATGGTACAATTTTGTCATTGTATTGTCTCGACATGCTTCGACATGCATCTAAAGTGTGTCAAGAGGAATTTTCCTTttaccttttttttattattagagaaTCAGCTTTTGGAAACAATTCAGATAATAATTAATCTAGTGACAACTTGGATTCAAACACAATTGTAGGACTATCTAATTGGTTTAATCAAATTTTCTGTTTGCCTGTGGGAGATGAAATGCTCCATTAGCTTCAGCTCTTGAGCAAGTGATGAAAAGTAGTATTTTgttcatgtggcaaaaggcgaaatcgctcgcccccagcgcccccgccgcacccgacccaaggccatcacgagggaggtaaatcacagcatcctgagtgagcatgtggcaggtggggtgagttgcacagggaccggggatttacgccccgactaccctgagtttcgaccccgcgacctcatgtggcaagcatcccactacataccaactcggatgatcTGTGGGGTCAAGTAGTATTTTGTTCATGCATCTGCGATGAATGTATCAAATTGTTCATgatagttttcttttcttttcttttatggaTCAAATTGTTTTACTTTATATTGGTATCCTGAGTTAAACCTCTATACACGTATTGGATGCAGCAATCAGTGGAGGCCTTGCTAGAGTCAGGACACTCTCTCGTCAACGAGCAGGTTTTGATTACGAATTCCAGACTTTCGAAAGAATATATGAAGAACATAGATGACTAGCTAGCTCAGTTCTGCGAAGGCTGACACTACAAATTTGTTGGTGAGTTTCTAATTTTTTTGGCAAAATTTGTCCTCCAGATTTGCAAATGCAGATGGATATTGCACGCAATTAAATGGAAAAGCTCGTGGATATTATTATAGTTATTATTAGTTGAGATAGTTCTAATAATTACCTTTGTTTTTCCTGCTTCAGATGCTATAATTTGGGCTTTTGATATGCGATGGAGGCAAGGAACTAGTGTCAGAAGTGACAATCCATACCATGGCAAAGTTTCAAGATCATTCTTCCTTTGTTAACTACCTTTCTATGAATATCTGTCGATATAATATCTTTGAGAACAATAAAATGTTAGATAATTGTAATTATCATGTAACACAGTTTATAGTGTAACTTTAATAATAATACTAGATTAAGTATCACTTAGCAATGATGAATAATAAAAATTGATAAAGGAGACTGTAAAGGGTAGTAAATCCCAATGGTTTTTTCCGCTATCTAGTTATATTCCTTTGGCGTACTCAAGCCTCGTGACTGCCGCAACATTCCAGTTTGCGCTTGAGTGGAGCCAGCTTCCACGACAACGCCCAAACTCTTCCATGCGGctccatttcctttctttgtcgtGTGGAAATTCATTGATGTTTGCGCACCTACATTGAGCAGTTTTGGTGCAGACTAACAATGCCCCTACACGGTATGGCAGAAGGCGAATACTCTCGTCCTATGTGTCTCCATCAATCTATTTTATGATCAACATAGAGGAGATAAATTATGGTCGGTTATTAGTTTTTAGAATATTGATTAGtatataagggaggtatttatctcgattttatcgaaattcaaatatcaaattttatgatgataatatttaatgcgctagccactagatgaTATCAAGACAACAATATCCTTACACGCCTCAAGGTATATTTCTCCTCTGTTAGCCCACTCACAAACACTGTTTGCTACACTCGAGCTACTTGGGCCATACACACCCCCACTTTCCACCCACGTATCACTCCAACGATTCTCGAGTGCACAACTTTGCATGAACGCTACTGTGTAAAACCGACATGGTTGTTGGTGCCGATGGCACGATATATAATCTAGAGTTTTGTATGATTAAGATTAAAAGTAGATTTGTTATAATTTAATAAGTTAGTGTCAAGTGTGTGTAGAAGTAGATTATTTGATAAGTGGTATTAAAGTCTTAGTTGTGAATCAAATAATGACTTAAATTCTAGTAGAGTTAGACATCTGAAGATCAGAttgagggggcgtttggtttaggggaataggagtggggaatgggaatgagaatcattgattgtcattgttaatgtttggattataggaataggaatgcaaataagggaatgaatctttGAAagtgggtaataactcattcccatgcaCCTCcctttcaatgagtcattaccctattttcatcaatcaaaatattcccttattccaaaaatacccttgagctaaaactaaagttttctcctttaatatcaaatatcaaaatatatttatttattttttctttcatatcacttctctctccttgttctctctcatcattttatcacacactttctctctcctatcacactctctttcctttttttttctcattacactttctctctcatcatactttctctctcctcaatctcttccatcgtactctcttccttttttttctcatcatactttctctctcctcaatctctcccatcacactcccttttctttttttttctcattacactttcgctctcataacactttctctctcctcaatctctcttgtcacactccttttttttcctcaacacactttctctctcatcatactttctctctcctcaatctctcccatcacactcaatgttttctttttttcatcacactttctctctcatcatactttatctctcaccatactttctctctcctcaatctctctcatcacactctctctcttcattttttctcattatattttctatctcttcatcctctcccatcgtactttctctcacatcatttTTTCtatctcatcttctctcatcatgctctctcctaccacactctcttttctcattttctctcatcacactttctctctcttcattctttcacatcacactttctctctcttcattctttctcatcacactttctctctcatcatcctttctctctcatcattctctttcatcatatttttctcacatctaattttttctcttattttttttaagggtaaaaaaggaaattttgatttattccgatagaaaatatacaactaaccaaacattgcttttaagagtgatattcatgctcatactcattctcattctactatataatgattctcattccgattcctattcctaaccaagaaccaaacgccccctgagAGTTAGACATAAGCTAAGTTTTGATGGGAAACCAAGTAAAGAAATCCTAACTAAGTTAAatgaatcaagtccaagtggcGCTAGTTAGGGGTTGAAGGCTTGCCAGACAAAACCAAGAGGAGTAAGCTGGGAGTTGAAAGTTTGACAGACAATACCTAAAAGTTTGGCGGACATAATTAAGTAGAGTAAGCTGGGAGCTGAAGCTTGGCAGAGATGACCAAGTGGAGTAAGCTAGGAACTAAAGCTTGACAAACAAGTTCAAATGGGATTAGCTTGGAGTTATAGGTTGACAACTCAATCTAGATGAGTCAACATGTCTAGATCCAAATTAAGTGTAAGTAACTTTATATTTTCTATCATACCCATTATGTGTAACATTGCAGGAAAGCAAGGTTCGACGGTTCTAGGCAAATGGAGGGAGTCCGGACGATTAGCTGATGATAACTCTTGACAATGGAAATCAAAGGGTCTAAGCAACCCTATCTGGGTTGGGATGACCGGATAGTATGGGCGACCAGAATATCTTTCAAGTCTAGGCAACCAAAGAAGGGTTATATAAAGAGCATCTAGGCAGAACTTTCAAATCACTCATCAACCCATAATACATTTTTATCCTTGTGATTGAAGTGTTTTCTCGCCTTTTGTGTTGTGGCAAGTTATAACTCGCATTTCATTTTGAATCAGTAACAACTAAAGtaacattttattatttttgtgttaccatatttattttattatgcttaACTTTTTAGATTATATTTTTATAAAGTTTTTTCACCTCGAGAAGTTTtctgaaaagaaaaaattagaattaaaagtcatattttttttataattactgTATATATTTATATTTCTGATTTAGTTGATGAATTACTTGAATGTTCAATTGTTAAGTCTTTTGTATGTTTATATTATTTTACTGTACTTAATTGAATCCgtctaaataatttttattttcattaaattattttattgatTCAATTATTTCAGTTATTATGGGAATGGAGGTACTTTTATGCATTTAGGACGTATCCCATTGGACCTTTTACTTGGATATTTCGTTCAAAAGTCTTGCATGTATGATAATAGGGAGCAACTCACCAAATATTGTCATGTTTGTCAATGTTATTTCATATTGGTAATTTCAATTAGAGTCTGATTTTATGGTCAAGATTTGAATCATAAAAACAACCTCTACATAAAATAAGACTGTATAATACATTCAATATGATTTGATCATTCTCCAAAAGTGGCAttggcaaaaattttatacaCTAGACTATCTTTTTTAAAGATGCTAAATTTCTTAATAACATTTACTaataattcttttttcattaagaATTCTTTATTGACAACATTATTTGTGCTTGATACAAATTAAAGATACTTACAACATCTTAAAGCTGAGGAAGAGTATCATTTTATATAATAGACAATGGAACTATTCATAATTTTCAATTTGATAATTGTCTTTAGTGAATAGGTGTTTAATTTCATGTTTGAGAGACTAGACTAAAATAAAAGTTTAGATATATGACTATTTCTAACTTCAGTTTGTCTTCTCATTTAGTTGCAatgaaattttaagaaaacaatattagttttttacattaatcatctttcagtttaatattatttttttccatgtGAGTTGGACTTATCTAGTTATATCAATTTTGATGTTGGATCAACTTAGCACCAGCACTTCAGCATTAGTTTGTTTCCTCAAGTGTTGAAGGGTATTCTAAACAATGATTCGAAAAAAACTTAGGAAGATTAGGAGATAATATAAATTCATTTTCCATCAATTTTACGTTTCATTTTGTACATCCTTGAGCTTCTTGGTGCATCACCACATTGGAATTTCACAAAACAATGCTTGATGTTGTATCCACTGCCTTGTTGAAGTTTAGGCCTTGCCATACAATAGTAGTGTATCTTGAGCAAGAAATGACCAGGTTGCCAATAGGCACTCCTCTTTAACAGGTATACTGTGTCAATTACTTTAATCAAGAATTACAATGGTGAAACTTTATTCTTACAAGACAGCTTCAAAGAGTAGCTGTGAGCTTGTCTTCATCGAAGTGAAGTTGAAGTAGCTACTTGAAGAGGGCTGCCGGTGTGCTTGGACAAGGCTTGTAGCAAAGTATCCATGATGGTTTCCAGGCTTGTGGTGGCATCCACCTTGGTTATTCCTTCAACTTCATCTATCTGAAGCAAATCCAGTTGGGACTGCAAAAGGGAAACAGGCATGAAATGTTTCCCTTCTTTTGATCTACTCCTTATCCTATCAGCAATTACTTCCACTGGAGCCTCCAAGCATATAAATCTAACCCTGCAATTAGAATACTGGCCTGCCTTGTAATCTGGGTCAGAAGACCGGAGGATCTCTCTGTACTTCTTCTGCAGCGCAGAGCAAGTGAGTACTATGCTTTTGCCAGAGATCATGATGATCCTAATAGCATCTCGAAGACATTCAAGCCATGGGAACCGGTCTTCGTCTGTAAGTGGAATCCCATTTCTCATCTTCTCTATGTTGCAGATAGAAAGGATGTTATGATACCCATCAGTGAGGAAAAAAAATCCAAGTTGAAATCGTTTGCTTAGCAAATAGTTTTGTATACATGGGATGAAgcatgataaaactccatatccTTATGATTCAGTGTAGCTACAAGGAACGTATTTGTGACGAAAGAAGATTTTACCTTTGTTTGCCTTGGAGTGGAAGTCATCTGCTTCAAGAAAGCTACAATTTAATGTCTTTGCAAGCATCTCAGCAACAGTCCTGTTAGGACATAGCAAATACAAGTGTTCACATTagcaaacaagaaactaaaaatagaaatactGAAAAGGAGAAACACTGTTTTATTTGCATAAAGCTTCAAGCATGTAACCCTGAAATTTTAGTTTATCTTTCTGTTATTTTTTAGCAATATCTTCTAGCACGCAAGCTTGTTTCTTGACTGTGCAAATTATGGTGTTTGGAACTCTTTCTTATGTCTAGCATAACTTTTATACTGAATTTGAAGTTTAAAGCAATATATACGATATGATCCATGGTTTGTTCTTGAACTTGATACTAAATTATTGAAGTGTAATTCGCAGTTGCAAGAAGTCAAACTTCACCAATACCTAAGCATCCATGAGAGAGCTGAAAAGGAAGAACTGGTTATTTGAATCAAAGAACTCCATGCATTTTGAAATTTGTGTGCCTGATGTCTTCTCCATGTCTTGCGAATCGTAATCATTGATGAGTCTTTTGTGCTATCTAGATTTCTAAAATTATCCTAAAGGTCTATCTAAGGGGATGCAAATTTGGAACATGAATGTGATGTGCAAAGCAACGAAATCAAGTTTTTCCATTTAAACTTGTCTTGCTCTTCTTGATCTTATACTA from Zingiber officinale cultivar Zhangliang chromosome 6B, Zo_v1.1, whole genome shotgun sequence carries:
- the LOC121993252 gene encoding gluconokinase-like isoform X1, which translates into the protein MASDPKSSGLAFVIMGVSGTGKSTVAEMLAKTLNCSFLEADDFHSKANKEKMRNGIPLTDEDRFPWLECLRDAIRIIMISGKSIVLTCSALQKKYREILRSSDPDYKAGQYSNCRVRFICLEAPVEVIADRIRSRSKEGKHFMPVSLLQSQLDLLQIDEVEGITKVDATTSLETIMDTLLQALSKHTGSPLQVATSTSLR
- the LOC121993252 gene encoding gluconokinase-like isoform X2 gives rise to the protein MLAKTLNCSFLEADDFHSKANKEKMRNGIPLTDEDRFPWLECLRDAIRIIMISGKSIVLTCSALQKKYREILRSSDPDYKAGQYSNCRVRFICLEAPVEVIADRIRSRSKEGKHFMPVSLLQSQLDLLQIDEVEGITKVDATTSLETIMDTLLQALSKHTGSPLQVATSTSLR